Proteins co-encoded in one Clarias gariepinus isolate MV-2021 ecotype Netherlands chromosome 13, CGAR_prim_01v2, whole genome shotgun sequence genomic window:
- the rps6kl1 gene encoding uncharacterized protein rps6kl1 yields the protein MAKRDYLVDAAKQIRMALDREVNEDYEAAFSYYKNGVDLLLNGVQVDPNKERREAVKRKTTQYLKRAEEIFNSHLQYNFCKDTKQLGGYSSLRFRSIRHLSSPVEDLEMCKVVGIIDKVLVVQNLISKETFVIKSLPKSSWENRERSTIIPQGVPFMVKLLRYYVSEDSVFLHLEHVQGGKLFSKLHRIRREVAREHPDCSTPNQHKFQLKNSYTSPALTNLYHLNGEHNQGTCIFPVRESFESLESDPLSFYNDTEHDFDSYGTHSYCEETGCLQNSRSEKAEFQQKQSSNPYAIRTGSLSSVSPGGQHLISQERFPLPVHPCVIVDTRDPLSVTTDLLGNDVHIERIDSSLDFDKVWTAVPAQEQCLTGSRSNLDILGINSAPQITLSSLFDTTQPTLCSTVNILPQKVRIVPNTMPLFSQNQKQDDIPHKNASTSESSQYMTSSSSGNSQAGTEHCNGTTVESKPSRPLALDLSTTAPQVNNTYKDVEQESVEVGDENWELLSPPYSDKGQDPFFSPQGEQLCEVDGWCHLRQFGARSRSVKQRPGRRGLPEEEVRIWGAQILLALESLHEQGILCQDLNPRNILLNSNGNVCLTYFGQWTEVQSEISARAMDEMYCAPEIGGVSKITEACDWWSLGALLFELLTGMPLWQCHPTGVHPHTQLRIPDHLSTPAASLLTELLQYDAGYRLGSGGGGVSDIKYHPFFSSVPWNTLAS from the exons ATGGCTAAAAGAGACTACCTGGTGGATGCAGCCAAGCAGATCCGCATGGCTCTGGACAGGGAAGTCAATGAGGACTACGAAGCTGCATTTAGCTACTATAAGAATGGTGTGGACCTGCTGCTGAACGGAGTTCAAG TGGATCCAAATAAAGAGAGACGAGAGGCCGTGAAGCGGAAAACCACCCAGTATCTCAAGAGAGCGGAAGAGATCTTTAACTCTCATCTACAGTACAACTTCTGCAAAGATACCAAACAATTAGGG GGTTACAGCAGCCTAAGATTCAGGTCCATCAGACATCTGAGTTCACCCGTGGAGGACCTGGAGATGTGTAAAGTGGTGGGAATTATTGATAAG GTTCTGGTTGTTCAAAACCTGATTAGCAAGGAGACGTTCGTGATTAAG AGCTTGCCTAAGTCCAGCTGGGAGAATCGAGAGCGTTCCACCATCATCCCTCAGGGTGTCCCATTTATGGTGAAGTTACTGAGGTACTACGTCAGCGAGGACTCTGTGTTCCTGCATCTAGAACATGTTCAAG GTGGAAAGCTTTTCTCCAAACTGCACCGGATCAGACGTGAGGTAGCCAGAGAACATCCAGACTGCTCCACTCCCAACCAGCACAAATTCCAGCTAAAAAACAGCTATACCTCACCTGCTCTCACCAACCTGTACCACCTGAATGGAGAGCACAACCAGGGAACGTGCATATTTCCTGTGAGAGAGAGTTTTGAAAGCCTAGAATCGGACCCACTGTCTTTTTACAATGATACCGAGCATGATTTTGACAGCTATGGCACACACTCGTACTGTGAGGAAACAGGATGTCTGCAGAATTCCCGCTCGGAAAAGGCTGAATTCCAGCAAAAGCAATCCTCTAACCCTTATGCAATAAGGACAGGTTCGTTATCCAGTGTTAGTCCTGGCGGTCAGCATCTCATTTCTCAGGAACGTTTCCCACTTCCTGTTCATCCGTGTGTCATTGTGGATACTCGAGATCCACTCAGTGTCACGACGGATCTTTTAGGAAATGACGTCCATATCGAGCGGATTGACTCGAGCTTAGATTTCGATAAAGTATGGACAGCTGTGCCAGCTCAGGAACAGTGTTTAACAGGAAGCAGGTCAAATCTAGACATTCTTGGAATTAATAGTGCACCTCAGATCACACTGAGCTCTTTATTTGACACCACACAGCCAACCCTGTGTAGCACAGTCAACATCCTTCCACAGAAAGTCCGTATAGTTCCCAACACCATGCCTTTATTctcacaaaaccaaaaacaagatGACATTCCTCACAAAAACGCAAGCACTTCTGAGAGTTCCCAGTATATGACTAGCTCAAGCTCAGGAAATTCTCAAGCAGGCACAGAGCACTGCAATGGAACTACTGTGGAAAGCAAACCTTCGAGACCTTTAGCCTTAGACTTAAGTACTACAGCTCCTCAGGTGAACAATACATATAAAGATGTGGAACAAGAGTCTGTGGAGGTTGGAGATGAGAACTGGGAACTCCTTAGCCCACCATACTCAGATAAAGGACAGGATCCGTTCTTCAGTCCTCAAGGGGAGCAGCTTTGCGAAGTCGATGGCTGGTGCCACTTGCGTCAGTTTGGAGCGAGGAGTCGGAGTGTGAAGCAACGGCCCGGTCGACGCGGCCTTCCTGAAGAAGAGGTACGAATTTGGGGAGCACAGATCTTATTGGCTCTTGAGAGTCTTCATGAGCAAGGCATTTTGTGCCAGGACCTCAACCCCAGGAACATCCTTCTCAATAGCAATG GGAACGTGTGCCTGACTTACTTCGGACAGTGGACAGAGGTTCAGTCAGAAATTAGTGCCAGAGCTATGGACGAAATGTACTGTGCACCAG AGATTGGGGGTGTATCCAAAATCACAGAGGCATGTGACTGGTGGAGTCTAGGAGCTTTACTGTTTGAACTTCTAACTGGAATG CCCCTGTGGCAGTGTCATCCTACAGGTGTGCATCCACATACACAGCTGCGTATCCCAGACCACCTGAGCACTCCAGCCGCCTCGTTGCTCACAGAG CTCCTTCAGTATGATGCTGGCTACCGCCTGGGATCTGGAGGAGGAGGCGTGAGTGACATTAAGTATCACCCTTTTTTTAGCTCCGTTCCTTGGAACACACTGGCCAGTTAA
- the dlst gene encoding dihydrolipoyllysine-residue succinyltransferase component of 2-oxoglutarate dehydrogenase complex, mitochondrial — protein sequence MLSRSRCLTRSVGRSLVALRQGNTVLARRAASGVSATQCLTVRNNLKFETRPSIWQIRYFKTTACHRNEVITINTPAFAESVTEGDVRWEKAVGDTVAEDEVVCEIETDKTSVQVPSPAAGVIEELLIPDGGKVEGGTPLFKLRKGAGAPKAAAAPAPAAEAPAAAAPPPPPPPAATVGPIPSTMPPVPPVPAQPATSKPVSAIKPTAAPAAPAADSGAKGARSEHRVKMNRMRLRIAQRLKEAQNTCAMLTTFNEVDMSNITEMRKVYKDAFLKKHSIKLGFMSAFVKAAAYALVDQPAVNAVIDDTTKEIVYRDYVDISVAVATPKGLVVPVIRGVEGMNFTDIEKAINELGEKARKNELAVEDMDGGTFTISNGGVFGSLFGTPIINPPQSAILGMHGIFDRPVAVGGKVEVRPMMYVALTYDHRLIDGREAVTFLRKIKSVVEDPRVLLLDM from the exons ATGTTATCTCGTTCCCGGTGTCTCACGCGCTCTGTCGGTCGCTCTCTCGTTGCCCTCCGACAG gGTAACACTGTTTTAGCAAGACGAGCTGCTTCAG GCGTATCGGCTACTCAGTGCCTCACCGTCAGGAACAATCT AAAGTTTGAGACGAGGCCCAGTATCTGGCAAATCAGATACTTCAAGACCACTGCGTGTCACA GGAATGAGGTTATTACCATCAACACACCAGCGTTTGCTGAGTCTGTCACAGAGGGCGATGTGAGGTGGGAGAAAG CTGTGGGAGATACTGTTGCAGAAGATGAGGTGGTTTGTGAAATCGAGACCGATAAG ACGTCCGTGCAGGTGCCCTCTCCTGCTGCAGGAGTGATCGAGGAGCTCCTGATTCCTGATGGAGGCAAAGTGGAGGGAGGCACACCACTGTTCAAACTGAGAAAAGGAG CCGGCGCTCCCAAGGCGGCTGCTGCCCCTGCTCCAGCAGCCGAGGCCCCGGCAGCTGCTgcacctccacctcctccacctcctgctGCTACAGTGGGGCCTATCCCGTCCACCATGCCCCCAGTGCCACCCGTGCCCGCCCAGCCTGCTACTTCCAAACCAG TGTCTGCCATCAAACCGACCGCAGCTCCTGCTGCCCCTGCTGCAGACTCTGGAGCAAAGGGAGCACGCTCCGAGCACAGG GTTAAGATGAATCGTATGAGGCTGAGGATTGCTCAGAGGCTAAAAGAAGCTCAGAACACCTGTGCCATGTTGACGACTTTCAATGAGGTGGACATGAG CAACATTACAGAGATGAGGAAAGTCTACAAAGACGCTTTCTTAAAGAAACACAGCATCAAACTGGGCTTCATGTCTGCCTTCGTGAAAGCAGCTGCCTATGCTTTAGTAGACCAGCCAGCAGTCAACGCAG TAATTGATGACACGACGAAAGAGATTGTGTACCGAGATTACGTCGACATCAGCGTGGCGGTAGCGACACCGAAG GGATTAGTGGTGCCGGTAATTAGAGGCGTGGAAGGAATGAACTTTACAGACATTGAAAAAGCTATAAACGAGCTAGGGGAAAAG GCACGTAAGAACGAGCTGGCAGTGGAAGATATGGATGGCGGCACGTTCACCATCAGTAACGGCGGGGTTTTCGGCTCGCTCTTCGGCACACCCATCATCAACCCACCACAGTCTGCAATTTTGGGCATGCATGGTATCTTTGACAGGCCAGTGGCTGTTGGTGGCAAG gttgaggtcaggccCATGATGTATGTAGCCCTGACATATGACCATCGTCTGATTGATGGTAGAGAGGCCGTCACTTTCCTGCGTAAGATCAAGTCTGTGGTTGAGGACCCCAGGGTGCTGCTCTTGGATATGTGA